In Anaerolineales bacterium, the following are encoded in one genomic region:
- the radA gene encoding DNA repair protein RadA, with amino-acid sequence MAKTITQYKCTSCGRAAAKPLGRCPGCGEWNTYAEEILESSSPRRAAANGRTGRSQPRPLAEIEGGAENQRLALSIGEFGRVLGGGVVPGSLVLLGGDPGIGKSTLLLQTAIELAASDTVLYVSGEESPGQIKMRAERLRRSAGVADSNATRQPMNQANGDQPLPDQLLLVTETNIEAILQHVAAVKPRVLIIDSIQTVYDPGVDSSAGSVTQLRECSDRFRQLAKGSGLAVFLIGHVTKEGVIAGPRLLEHMVDTVLYLEGDRFHSYRLLRAVKNRFGATDEVGVFEMRGQGLQEVPNPSEAFLAERVVNAPGSAIAVTMEGTRPLLVEVQGLTSPSAFGNPRRSGNGVDLNRLLLITAVLTRRLGLRLGDQDVFVNVVGGLRIGEPAADLALAAAIYSSSKDLPLRADTVLIGEVGLSGELRAAPQLAARLKEAAALGFKTAVLPKRLRAGETLPKGIAVKEARTLREALEMASQPA; translated from the coding sequence ATGGCCAAGACCATCACCCAATACAAATGCACCAGCTGCGGCCGGGCGGCAGCCAAGCCCCTGGGGCGCTGCCCAGGCTGCGGCGAGTGGAACACCTACGCCGAAGAGATCCTGGAAAGCAGCAGCCCGCGTCGCGCCGCGGCCAATGGCCGCACCGGCCGCAGCCAGCCGCGCCCGCTGGCCGAGATCGAGGGCGGCGCCGAGAACCAGCGCCTGGCGCTCTCCATCGGCGAGTTCGGCCGCGTACTGGGCGGCGGCGTGGTGCCTGGCTCGCTGGTGCTGCTGGGCGGCGACCCCGGCATCGGCAAAAGCACCTTACTGCTGCAAACCGCCATAGAACTGGCGGCCAGCGACACGGTGCTGTACGTCTCAGGCGAGGAGTCGCCCGGGCAGATCAAGATGCGTGCGGAACGGCTGCGCCGTTCCGCCGGCGTTGCCGACAGCAACGCCACACGCCAACCCATGAACCAGGCAAACGGCGACCAACCCTTGCCGGACCAACTGCTGCTGGTCACCGAAACCAACATCGAGGCCATTCTGCAGCACGTCGCGGCGGTCAAGCCGCGCGTGCTGATCATCGATTCGATCCAGACCGTCTATGACCCCGGGGTGGATTCTTCGGCGGGTTCGGTCACCCAGCTGCGTGAGTGCTCCGACCGCTTCCGCCAGCTCGCGAAGGGAAGCGGCCTGGCGGTTTTCCTCATCGGCCATGTGACCAAAGAGGGCGTCATCGCCGGCCCACGCCTGCTGGAGCATATGGTCGACACCGTGCTGTACCTGGAGGGCGACCGCTTCCACAGCTACCGCCTGCTGCGGGCGGTCAAGAACCGCTTTGGCGCCACCGACGAAGTCGGCGTCTTTGAGATGCGCGGCCAGGGCCTGCAGGAAGTGCCCAACCCCTCGGAGGCCTTTCTGGCCGAACGGGTGGTCAATGCGCCCGGCTCGGCCATCGCCGTGACGATGGAGGGCACCCGCCCGCTGCTGGTCGAAGTGCAGGGGCTGACCAGCCCCAGCGCCTTTGGCAACCCGCGCCGCTCCGGGAACGGCGTGGACCTCAACCGCCTGCTGCTGATCACAGCCGTGCTGACCCGCCGGCTGGGGCTGCGCCTGGGCGACCAGGATGTCTTCGTCAATGTGGTTGGCGGGCTGCGCATCGGCGAGCCGGCCGCCGACCTGGCGCTGGCGGCCGCCATTTATTCTTCGAGCAAGGACCTGCCGCTGCGCGCCGACACGGTGCTGATCGGCGAGGTCGGCCTGAGCGGCGAGCTGCGCGCCGCACCCCAGCTGGCCGCCCGCCTGAAGGAGGCCGCCGCGCTGGGCTTCAAGACCGCAGTGCTGCCCAAGCGCTTGCGCGCCGGCGAGACGCTGCCCAAAGGCATCGCCGTCAAAGAAGCCCGCACGCTGCGCGAAGCTTTGGAGATGGCCTCACAGCCCGCGTAG
- a CDS encoding SRPBCC domain-containing protein → MIRIRQVSVIVDDQDKAFCFYTEVLGFVKKTLYPLDVDGVRKKIALVCAQDKEGPELVLEALNPALAGAETDLQKARYAHKVAAAAFEVEDIKKEFKRLKKLGVQFAQEPIRAGAPITWALLDDTCGNLIQIFEYWDYDGETRSVTVERHIAAPPEQVFEAWVNPELACKWLMASAQSVPGDYALDTQVGGEWTIHRRTQDKIYTAVGEYVEIDPPRRLVFTFSMPQFAVDVGTVTVEIEPAEGGSRVRLTQSGDRPGYERSTAHGWEGMLIRLERSLTGKTGQTLSSRAMPKSKKASPGKKG, encoded by the coding sequence GTGATTCGAATTCGGCAAGTTTCTGTGATTGTGGATGATCAGGACAAGGCTTTTTGCTTCTATACCGAGGTGCTGGGCTTTGTGAAGAAAACCTTGTATCCCCTGGATGTGGACGGGGTGCGCAAGAAAATTGCCCTGGTTTGCGCGCAGGACAAAGAGGGCCCTGAACTGGTGCTGGAAGCGCTGAACCCGGCTCTGGCTGGGGCCGAGACAGATTTGCAAAAGGCGCGCTACGCGCACAAGGTGGCTGCGGCGGCCTTTGAGGTGGAGGACATCAAGAAGGAATTCAAGCGCTTGAAGAAGCTGGGCGTGCAGTTTGCCCAGGAGCCGATTCGGGCCGGAGCGCCGATTACCTGGGCCTTGCTGGACGACACCTGCGGCAACCTGATTCAGATTTTTGAATACTGGGACTATGACGGTGAGACCCGTTCTGTGACAGTGGAGCGGCACATCGCCGCCCCGCCGGAGCAGGTCTTTGAGGCCTGGGTCAACCCGGAACTGGCTTGCAAGTGGCTGATGGCCTCGGCGCAGAGCGTGCCGGGGGATTACGCCCTGGACACGCAGGTGGGGGGCGAGTGGACAATCCACCGGCGGACACAGGACAAGATTTATACGGCGGTGGGCGAGTATGTGGAGATTGACCCGCCGCGGCGGCTGGTATTCACCTTCTCGATGCCGCAATTTGCCGTGGATGTGGGCACGGTGACGGTGGAGATTGAGCCAGCCGAGGGCGGCAGCCGGGTGCGCCTGACGCAGTCTGGCGACCGGCCCGGCTACGAGCGCAGCACGGCGCACGGCTGGGAAGGCATGCTGATTCGGCTGGAGCGCAGCCTGACGGGCAAGACCGGCCAGACCCTGTCCAGCCGGGCTATGCCCAAGAGCAAGAAAGCCAGCCCGGGCAAGAAGGGCTAA
- a CDS encoding VOC family protein yields the protein MQKYTPFLMFVGDQHGKAEEAMQFYAAVFAQAEIANLERFGAGEMEPEGTLRNGVLRLGGLDYIFMDSSLDHHFTFTPAFSIFVQCESEAEIESVFAKLTEAGHILMPLDSYGFSRQFAWVQDKYDVSWQINLA from the coding sequence ATGCAAAAGTACACACCTTTCTTGATGTTTGTGGGAGACCAGCACGGCAAGGCCGAAGAAGCCATGCAGTTTTATGCGGCCGTGTTTGCCCAGGCAGAGATTGCCAACCTGGAACGTTTTGGGGCGGGCGAGATGGAGCCGGAGGGCACCCTGCGCAACGGCGTGCTGCGGCTGGGCGGGCTGGACTACATTTTTATGGACAGCAGCCTGGACCATCATTTTACGTTTACGCCGGCCTTTTCGATTTTTGTGCAGTGCGAGAGTGAAGCCGAGATTGAGAGCGTGTTTGCCAAGCTGACTGAGGCTGGCCATATTTTGATGCCGCTGGACAGCTATGGTTTTAGCCGCCAGTTTGCCTGGGTGCAGGACAAATATGACGTCTCCTGGCAAATCAACCTGGCTTGA
- a CDS encoding FAD/NAD(P)-binding protein, with product MHTITIIGGGASGTLLAIQLIRLSQKQPLTIHLVESRPQPGRGVAYSAASLTHRLNVPAGKMSAFPQEPEHFHRWLLSQGHALEADAFVPRRWYGDYLAALLEESLAGNAAAVTLQLHQDEAVDVSHAAGGLVVQLASGQQLPSDQVVLAFGNFLPPYLRGGSQEYRSHPGYQHNPWDPQLVDKVPAEARVLIIGMGLTAVDTILSLHEAGHRGPIQAISTHGWAPAVHELGHSYPSFSAELAGKTSVRELLRIVRRHLVLAQQNGSNWRAVVDALRPDTQALWQALPAAEQRRFLRHLRRLWDVARHRLPAECAAVLSELEAAGQLQRLTGRIQAIQATPAGLQVSYRQHGQQHQREADIIINCTGSESRLARLEQPLLRNLLARRLIRPDALGLGLQAQPDGWLGPGLYTLGTALKGILWESTAIPEIRSQAQHLAARLLAGE from the coding sequence ATGCACACAATCACCATCATCGGCGGCGGGGCCTCGGGCACGCTGCTGGCCATCCAACTTATCCGCCTCAGCCAGAAGCAGCCGCTCACCATCCACCTGGTGGAAAGCCGCCCGCAGCCCGGGCGCGGCGTCGCCTATTCCGCCGCCAGTCTGACCCACCGGCTGAATGTGCCGGCCGGCAAAATGAGCGCCTTTCCGCAGGAGCCGGAGCATTTCCACCGCTGGCTGCTCAGCCAGGGGCATGCGCTGGAGGCCGACGCCTTCGTGCCGCGCCGCTGGTACGGCGATTACCTGGCGGCCCTGCTGGAAGAAAGCCTGGCAGGCAACGCCGCGGCGGTCACCTTGCAACTGCACCAGGACGAAGCCGTGGACGTCAGCCATGCGGCCGGCGGGCTGGTCGTGCAGCTGGCCTCCGGCCAACAACTGCCCTCAGACCAGGTCGTGCTGGCTTTTGGCAATTTCCTGCCGCCGTACCTGCGCGGCGGATCGCAAGAGTATCGCAGCCATCCCGGTTACCAGCACAATCCCTGGGACCCGCAACTGGTGGACAAGGTCCCGGCCGAAGCGCGCGTGCTGATCATCGGCATGGGCCTGACCGCAGTGGACACCATCCTCAGCCTGCACGAAGCCGGGCACCGCGGGCCGATCCAGGCCATCTCCACCCACGGCTGGGCGCCAGCCGTGCACGAGCTGGGGCACAGCTACCCCAGCTTTTCCGCCGAGCTGGCCGGCAAGACTTCCGTGCGGGAGCTGCTGCGCATCGTGCGCCGCCACCTGGTCCTGGCACAGCAAAATGGCAGCAACTGGCGGGCGGTGGTGGATGCCCTGCGCCCAGACACCCAAGCCCTCTGGCAGGCGTTGCCCGCCGCGGAGCAGCGCCGCTTTTTGCGCCACCTGCGCCGCCTCTGGGACGTGGCCCGCCACCGCCTGCCGGCCGAGTGCGCCGCCGTGCTCAGCGAGCTGGAAGCCGCTGGCCAGTTGCAGCGCCTCACCGGGCGCATCCAGGCCATCCAGGCCACTCCAGCCGGCCTGCAGGTCAGCTACCGCCAGCACGGCCAGCAGCACCAGCGCGAGGCAGACATCATCATCAACTGCACCGGCTCCGAGAGCCGCCTTGCGCGCCTGGAGCAGCCCCTGCTGCGCAACCTGCTCGCCCGCCGCCTCATCCGCCCCGACGCGCTCGGCCTCGGCTTGCAGGCCCAGCCAGACGGCTGGCTCGGCCCCGGGCTCTACACCCTCGGCACCGCCCTCAAGGGCATCCTCTGGGAATCAACCGCCATCCCGGAAATTCGCAGCCAGGCCCAGCACCTGGCCGCCCGCCTGCTGGCCGGCGAATAA
- a CDS encoding winged helix-turn-helix transcriptional regulator: protein MVDETPPVLDRVFYALSNSTRRAMLCQLTDGQRSVGDLAAPHAMSLAGAAKHVRVLEEAGLVARQVRGRVHLVRLQPQALQQANQWLAFYTRFWNEQLDALETLFAEED from the coding sequence ATGGTTGATGAAACTCCCCCTGTTTTGGACCGCGTGTTTTACGCCTTGTCCAACAGCACCCGGCGGGCGATGCTGTGCCAGCTAACGGACGGCCAGCGAAGCGTGGGCGACCTGGCCGCCCCGCACGCGATGAGCCTGGCCGGGGCGGCCAAGCACGTGCGCGTGCTGGAGGAGGCCGGCCTGGTGGCGCGCCAGGTGCGCGGCCGGGTGCACCTGGTGCGCCTGCAGCCACAGGCGCTGCAGCAGGCCAATCAATGGCTGGCGTTCTATACGCGCTTTTGGAACGAGCAGCTCGACGCCCTGGAAACTTTGTTTGCTGAAGAGGATTGA